The Tenrec ecaudatus isolate mTenEca1 chromosome 6, mTenEca1.hap1, whole genome shotgun sequence genome has a window encoding:
- the LOC142451059 gene encoding olfactory receptor 8S1-like, translating into MDLRNHSTITQFLLLGLSADPHVQTLLSVLFLGIYLVTLIGNLMMLLVIRADSHLHTPMYFFLSHLSFLDLCFSSVTVPKLLENLLSQRKIISIEGCLTQAFFVYYVGETEIFLLCAMAYDRYAAICHPLLYGQMMSSQQYVNLVWTSWSLGFLDALINVSPAVNLNFCAAHRIPHYSCELPSLFSLSCSDISINIIVLVFSVLLHGFGTLFLITFSYTRIVSTILSIRSTTGRSKAFSTCFSHLTAVSFFYGSAFLRYLLPTSGSPLELIFSVQYSVVTPLVNPLIYSLKNKEVKGAVKRTLGKCLQWYG; encoded by the coding sequence ATGGACTTGAGGAATCACAGCACCATCACCCAGTTCCTCCTCCTCGGGCTGTCTGCTGACCCCCATGTCCAGACTCTGCTCTCTGTCCTGTTTCTGGGGATTTACCTCGTGACTCTGATAGGGAATTTGATGATGCTGCTGGTGATCAGGGCTgactcccacctccacacacccatgtacttcttcctaagCCACCTCTCTTTCCTGgatctttgtttttcttcagtcaCTGTACCCAAGTTGCTGGAGAACCTCTTATCTCAAAGGAAAATTATCTCAATAGAGGGATGCTTGACTCAAGCCTTCTTTGTGTATTATGTTGGAGAAACAGAAATCTTTCTGCTCTGTGCCATGGCTTATGACCGCTATGCTGCCATCTGCCACCCTCTGCTCTATGGCCAGATGATGAGCAGTCAGCAATATGTGAATTTAGTATGGACATCATGGAGCCTGGGTTTTCTGGATGCACTTATCAATGTTTCCCCAGCTGTGAATTTGAACTTCTGTGCAGCCCATAGGATCCCCCACTATAGCTGTGAACTGccctctctcttctctttgtCCTGCTCTGATATCTCCATCAACATCATTGTCCTGGTCTTCTCTGTACTCTTGCATGGCTTTGGTACCTTATTCTTGATTACCTTTTCATATACCCGCATTGTCTCAACTATCCTGAGCATTAGGTCCACTACAGGCAGAAGCAAAGCCTTCTCTACCTGTTTCTCCCACCTCACTGCAGTCAGCTTCTTCTATGGATCTGCGTTCCTTCGCTATCTGTTGCCAACATCAGGCTCCCCTCTGGAGTTGATCTTCTCCGTACAATATAGTGTGGTCACtcctcttgtgaatccactcATCTACAGTTTGAAAAATAAAGAAGTAAAGGGAGCTGTGAAAAGAACCTTGGGGAAATGTTTGCAATGGTATGGGTAG
- the LOC142451060 gene encoding olfactory receptor 8S1-like, protein MALGNHSAIIEFLLLGLPAGHHTQSLLFMLFLVIYFLTLSGNILMIVVIRISSHLHTPMYFFLSQLSFLDLCYSSVTVPKMLKNLLSEKKTISVEDCLTQAFFVLDSGGTELCLLAVMAYDRYAAVCYPLLYGQMMSNQLCVRLVWASWVLAFLDALINTLLAWNLDFCETKVIPNFSCEIPSLFPLSCSSSSINFAVLLCSALLHAFGTFLLVFFSYARIVSTILSISSSTGRSKAFSTCSSHLTAVSLFYGSGFLRYLMPTSGSPWELIFSMQYSVVTPLVNPLVYSLKNKEVKAALQTMLHKSLQLLR, encoded by the coding sequence ATGGCCTTAGGAAACCACAGCGCCATCATTGAGTTTCTCCTCCTTGGGCTGCCTGCTGGCCATCACACCCAGAGTCTACTCTTCATGCTTTTTCTGgtgatttactttctgaccctatCAGGGAACATATTGATGATCGTGGTTATCAGAATCAGTTCCCATCTCCAtacccccatgtacttcttcttGAGTCAACTGTCCTTCTTGGATCTCTGTTACTCTTCAGTTACAGTACCCAAGATGCTGAAGAATCTCCTGTCTGAGAAGAAAACCATCTCAGTGGAGGACTGCTTGACCCAAGCCTTCTTTGTTCTTGACTCTGGAGGAACAGAGCTTTGCCTTCTTGCAGtaatggcctatgaccgctatgcTGCTGTCTGCTACCCTTTGCTTTATGGTCAAATGATGAGCAACCAGCTCTGTGTGAGGCTGGTGTGGGCATCCTGGGTGCTGGCCTTTTTGGATGCTCTCATCAACACACTTCTAGCTTGGAATTTGGATTTCTGTGAGACTAAAGTCATCCCAAACTTCAGCTGTGAGATACCGTCTCTGTTCCCTCTCTCCTGCTCCAGTAGCTCTATTAACTttgcagtcctgctctgttcagCCCTCCTTCATGCCTTTGGGACATTCCTCCTGGTTTTCTTCTCCTATGCCCGCATTGTCTCCACCATCTTGAGCATAAGCTCCAGCACAGGCAGAAGCAAGGCCTTCTCCACCTGCTCCTCGCACCTCACTGCGGTGAGCTTATTTTATGGCTCAGGTTTTCTTCGTTATCTTATGCCTACATCAGGTTCCCCATGGGAGCTCATTTTTTCCATGCAGTACAGTGTGGTCACTCCCCTTGTGAATCCCCTTGTCTACAGCCTAAAGAACAAAGAAGTAAAAGCAGCTCTGCAAACCATGTTACACAAAAGTTTGCAGCTACTCAGGTAA